The Verrucomicrobium spinosum DSM 4136 = JCM 18804 genome includes a region encoding these proteins:
- the coaBC gene encoding bifunctional phosphopantothenoylcysteine decarboxylase/phosphopantothenate--cysteine ligase CoaBC gives MKNVLLGVTGSIAAYKAADLSSQLVKRGCKVTCIMSAGAQEFITPLTLQVLSRNPVVTGLFDEKESWRPGHIHLADHADLLLIAPATANTLASLAHGFANDALSAIALATLAPVLIAPAMNGHMWSHPATQQNVSTLKSRGVKFIGPDEGMLACGYEGAGRLWPVEGIVDRAMSMLEARSASLPVEE, from the coding sequence ATGAAAAATGTCCTCCTGGGTGTCACCGGCTCCATCGCCGCCTACAAGGCGGCAGATCTCTCCAGCCAGCTTGTGAAGCGTGGCTGCAAGGTCACGTGCATCATGTCCGCCGGGGCTCAAGAATTTATCACCCCTCTCACCCTTCAAGTTCTGTCACGCAACCCTGTGGTGACGGGCCTGTTTGATGAGAAAGAAAGCTGGCGGCCGGGGCACATTCATCTGGCCGATCATGCCGACCTTCTCCTGATTGCCCCGGCCACGGCGAATACGCTGGCTTCCCTGGCGCACGGCTTTGCAAACGACGCCCTCTCCGCGATCGCCCTCGCCACGCTCGCTCCCGTCCTCATTGCTCCTGCCATGAACGGGCATATGTGGTCCCACCCGGCCACTCAGCAGAATGTGAGCACCTTGAAGAGCCGCGGGGTCAAGTTTATCGGCCCGGATGAAGGCATGCTGGCCTGTGGCTATGAAGGCGCAGGTCGATTGTGGCCAGTCGAAGGTATTGTGGACCGCGCCATGAGCATGCTGGAAGCCAGATCCGCCTCCCTGCCGGTCGAGGAATGA
- a CDS encoding universal stress protein: protein MHVLCPTDFSESAQGAAEVAALLAAKMKMPLKLQHSAPDAVVSVEMPIISQIEDRAKAALEEEAGRLRALGAEVETDLHFGRAVDDVVLGTHQENTRMVVLGSAGRGMAGRWLTGNVAERVAEAVPVPTLVVRQPAPLLKWLREGTPLKILCGVDFSISADAGLLAVKSLAKVAPCEVDAAFIEWPHDWPWQEGGEGNPEGDAEWKETMESHQRDLWERVGGLLEGVPVRAHVRGTGGRLDYEFVRLAEELASGLLVVGAHQWHGLQRLRGPSFSRGVLGQAARNVLCVPLASYTPDFSVSPVRSVLVATDFSRNGNAALRFAYGMLENGGSIHLFHVAPLGKGDAVILEDGAAHSVAEEARLLALVPKELASRWLRVDVKSVHRHDVAGAICEEAERRRVDLICMGTRGHTGVVAAVLGSVAQAVLAHSRIPVLAVPAREG from the coding sequence ATGCATGTCTTGTGTCCCACGGATTTTTCGGAGTCTGCCCAAGGGGCGGCAGAGGTGGCTGCATTGCTCGCGGCCAAGATGAAGATGCCCCTCAAACTCCAGCACAGCGCCCCGGATGCGGTCGTGAGTGTGGAAATGCCGATCATCAGTCAGATTGAGGACCGGGCAAAGGCTGCGCTGGAGGAAGAGGCGGGGAGGTTGCGGGCGCTCGGCGCGGAGGTGGAGACGGATCTGCACTTTGGCAGGGCAGTGGATGATGTGGTGCTGGGGACCCATCAGGAAAACACCCGGATGGTGGTGTTGGGGTCAGCCGGTCGTGGGATGGCGGGCCGCTGGCTCACTGGAAATGTGGCCGAACGGGTGGCCGAGGCGGTGCCAGTGCCGACGCTGGTGGTGAGGCAGCCAGCTCCACTGCTGAAGTGGTTGCGTGAGGGGACTCCTCTGAAAATCCTCTGTGGGGTGGATTTCTCCATCTCGGCAGATGCCGGGCTTTTGGCCGTCAAATCCCTTGCCAAAGTGGCCCCCTGCGAAGTGGACGCTGCTTTCATCGAATGGCCTCATGACTGGCCCTGGCAGGAGGGCGGAGAGGGCAACCCGGAGGGGGATGCTGAGTGGAAGGAAACGATGGAAAGCCATCAGCGCGATCTCTGGGAGCGGGTCGGCGGCCTGCTTGAGGGGGTGCCCGTGCGGGCGCATGTGCGTGGGACGGGGGGCAGGCTCGACTACGAGTTTGTTCGACTGGCGGAGGAATTGGCAAGTGGATTGCTGGTGGTAGGGGCTCACCAGTGGCATGGGTTGCAACGGCTGCGGGGCCCCTCTTTCTCTCGTGGGGTCCTTGGGCAGGCGGCTCGGAACGTATTGTGTGTGCCTCTGGCCTCCTACACCCCTGACTTTTCTGTTTCGCCCGTGCGTAGCGTGCTGGTGGCGACGGACTTTTCTCGCAACGGAAACGCGGCACTTCGTTTTGCCTACGGCATGCTGGAAAATGGCGGAAGTATCCACCTCTTTCACGTGGCACCTCTTGGCAAAGGGGACGCTGTGATCCTGGAGGATGGGGCTGCGCACTCCGTAGCGGAGGAGGCGCGGCTCTTGGCATTGGTACCCAAGGAGCTGGCCTCACGCTGGCTGAGAGTGGACGTGAAGTCCGTCCACCGTCACGATGTGGCAGGAGCGATCTGCGAAGAGGCGGAACGGCGCCGCGTGGATCTCATCTGCATGGGCACCCGCGGGCACACAGGCGTGGTGGCAGCGGTCTTGGGATCCGTGGCACAGGCGGTGCTCGCCCACTCGCGGATTCCCGTTTTGGCGGTGCCGGCCCGTGAGGGCTGA